From one Parambassis ranga chromosome 5, fParRan2.1, whole genome shotgun sequence genomic stretch:
- the LOC114436743 gene encoding zinc finger protein 385A-like isoform X3 — MILGSVNRPGPVPAFLRSPPVIPPPLDMKPFLQFPLESPHPASISLFHNFNAMDPVQKAVMTHTFGPPMVKTKRPIISCNVCQIRFNSESQAEAHYKGNRHARRVKGIETSKTTRLQDGDKQHPPPLASPSPAGPLPSSPEPDPNHNKQDDIQSGPNSKDSPLTPNLLPTPTLSSADTECPLLPPVSTPLPSPSSPLSTPPADPAAAGLPDTPSPAPSPSLGESEEEKAKKLLYCSLCKVAVNSLSQLEAHNKGTKHKTILEARSGLGPIKAYPRLGPKPSPEQGGELSSDPNTQERTFHCEICNVRVNSELQLKQHISSRRHRDGVAGKPNPLLSRHKKRTDFMELPKTLGAGLLPNPLAVAAAMAAAASSNQLALRPPGPSSHPHHHLLQGTPLSLLRPAPGPIRTTHGPILFTPY; from the exons ATGATCTTGG GAAGTGTAAACCGACCGGGGCCGGTCCCTGCCTTCCTCAGAAGTCCACCTGTCATCCCACCCCCACTGGACATGAAGCCTTTCCTCCAGTTTCCTCTAGAATCACCTCACCCAGCCAGCATCAGCCTCTTTCACAACTTTAACGCA ATGGACCCTGTCCAGAAGGCAGTGATGACGCACACCTTTGGGCCGCCCATGGTGAAGACAAAGCGGCCAATCATCTCCTGCAATGTCTGTCAAATACGCTTCAACTCAGAG AGCCAGGCAGAGGCCCACTATAAGGGGAACCGGCATGCTCGGAGGGTGAAGGGGATCGAGACATCCAAGACAACTCGTCTACAAGATGGCGACAAGCAGCACCCACCCCCTCTTGCCTCACCATCCCCAGCAGGCCCCTTGCCATCCAGCCCTGAGCCTGATCCTAATCATAATAAGCAGG ATGACATTCAATCTGGTCCCAACTCTAAGGACTCACCTCTGACCCCAAACCTCCTACCAACACCCACCCTGAGctcagcagacacagagtgCCCCCTCTTGCCCCCTGTCAGCACGCCTTTGccatccccctcctcccccctcagTACCCCCCCTGCTGATCCTGCAGCGGCTGGTCTTCCAGACACCCCATCCCCAGCACCCAGCCCTTCTTTAGGAgagtcagaggaagagaaagcCAAGAAACTTCTCTACTGCTCCCTCTGCAAAGTAGCAGTTAATTCCCTCTCTCAACTGGAGGCACATAACAAAG GTACCAAACACAAAACTATTCTGGAGGCTCGAAGTGGACTGGGACCCATTAAAGCATACCCACGCTTGGGTCCTAAACCCAGCCCTGAGCAGGGAGGGGAGCTGTCCTCTGACCCCAACACTCAGGAACGCACCTTCCACTGTGAGATCTGCAACGTCAGAGTTAACTCCGAGCTGCAGCTTAAACAG CATATATCTAGCCGGAGGCATCGTGATGGAGTCGCAGGGAAACCTAATCCTCTTCTCAGCCGACACAAGAAGCGCACAGACTTTATG GAACTTCCAAAAACTCTGGGAGCCGGACTTTTACCAAATCCTCTGGCTGTTGCGGCAGCaatggcagcagcagcgtctTCAAATCAGCTGGCGCTACGTCCTCCTGGGCCAAGCTCCCACCCTCATCACCATCTCCTACAGGGAACACCCCTCAGCCTGTTGAGGCCAGCCCCTGGTCCCATCCGCACCACACATGGGCCAATCCTATTCACTCCTTATTAG
- the LOC114436743 gene encoding zinc finger protein 385A-like isoform X1, whose amino-acid sequence MQLYCGHAAACTKRFLLHSPVDWIKNPDHFNHHKEPMWGSGSVNRPGPVPAFLRSPPVIPPPLDMKPFLQFPLESPHPASISLFHNFNAMDPVQKAVMTHTFGPPMVKTKRPIISCNVCQIRFNSESQAEAHYKGNRHARRVKGIETSKTTRLQDGDKQHPPPLASPSPAGPLPSSPEPDPNHNKQDDIQSGPNSKDSPLTPNLLPTPTLSSADTECPLLPPVSTPLPSPSSPLSTPPADPAAAGLPDTPSPAPSPSLGESEEEKAKKLLYCSLCKVAVNSLSQLEAHNKGTKHKTILEARSGLGPIKAYPRLGPKPSPEQGGELSSDPNTQERTFHCEICNVRVNSELQLKQHISSRRHRDGVAGKPNPLLSRHKKRTDFMELPKTLGAGLLPNPLAVAAAMAAAASSNQLALRPPGPSSHPHHHLLQGTPLSLLRPAPGPIRTTHGPILFTPY is encoded by the exons ATGCAGCTATACTGTGGGCATGCAGCTGCCTGCACCAAGCGTTTCCTTCTCCACTCTCCAGTTGACTG GATAAAGAATCCGGATCACTTCAACCACCATAAAGAACCAATGTGGGGCTCAG GAAGTGTAAACCGACCGGGGCCGGTCCCTGCCTTCCTCAGAAGTCCACCTGTCATCCCACCCCCACTGGACATGAAGCCTTTCCTCCAGTTTCCTCTAGAATCACCTCACCCAGCCAGCATCAGCCTCTTTCACAACTTTAACGCA ATGGACCCTGTCCAGAAGGCAGTGATGACGCACACCTTTGGGCCGCCCATGGTGAAGACAAAGCGGCCAATCATCTCCTGCAATGTCTGTCAAATACGCTTCAACTCAGAG AGCCAGGCAGAGGCCCACTATAAGGGGAACCGGCATGCTCGGAGGGTGAAGGGGATCGAGACATCCAAGACAACTCGTCTACAAGATGGCGACAAGCAGCACCCACCCCCTCTTGCCTCACCATCCCCAGCAGGCCCCTTGCCATCCAGCCCTGAGCCTGATCCTAATCATAATAAGCAGG ATGACATTCAATCTGGTCCCAACTCTAAGGACTCACCTCTGACCCCAAACCTCCTACCAACACCCACCCTGAGctcagcagacacagagtgCCCCCTCTTGCCCCCTGTCAGCACGCCTTTGccatccccctcctcccccctcagTACCCCCCCTGCTGATCCTGCAGCGGCTGGTCTTCCAGACACCCCATCCCCAGCACCCAGCCCTTCTTTAGGAgagtcagaggaagagaaagcCAAGAAACTTCTCTACTGCTCCCTCTGCAAAGTAGCAGTTAATTCCCTCTCTCAACTGGAGGCACATAACAAAG GTACCAAACACAAAACTATTCTGGAGGCTCGAAGTGGACTGGGACCCATTAAAGCATACCCACGCTTGGGTCCTAAACCCAGCCCTGAGCAGGGAGGGGAGCTGTCCTCTGACCCCAACACTCAGGAACGCACCTTCCACTGTGAGATCTGCAACGTCAGAGTTAACTCCGAGCTGCAGCTTAAACAG CATATATCTAGCCGGAGGCATCGTGATGGAGTCGCAGGGAAACCTAATCCTCTTCTCAGCCGACACAAGAAGCGCACAGACTTTATG GAACTTCCAAAAACTCTGGGAGCCGGACTTTTACCAAATCCTCTGGCTGTTGCGGCAGCaatggcagcagcagcgtctTCAAATCAGCTGGCGCTACGTCCTCCTGGGCCAAGCTCCCACCCTCATCACCATCTCCTACAGGGAACACCCCTCAGCCTGTTGAGGCCAGCCCCTGGTCCCATCCGCACCACACATGGGCCAATCCTATTCACTCCTTATTAG
- the gpr84 gene encoding G-protein coupled receptor 84 isoform X2, whose product MLMNQTNQTEDDLFSCYSPSVVEYRYFAVLWGCAVTITGTVGNLMTILAFASDPHLRTHFNVLIVNLAVADLLYCTILQPISVDSYLHLRWRSGELWCSIFGLLLFLSNSVSIITLCLVAVSRYLLVAKRAVFDKVFSGHGLVILLISAWGLGLVSFGPLWSVYVFVPQVCTCSFHRIRGRPYTTILLFFYFFVGLGCVGAFYMLIYRRVQTASQALLRYRLSRRSSKKKPASSAQGTDDSGVVKTCSCEVSSEVTLPQNTDETTCEKPSQTSKTPATALNSSTASKSPPDIICTPPPIKPAPTTSSHSATSGDDNEFKRVTRMCFTVFLCFVFCFVPFLLLNIADKNNLAPQWLHMFCANLTWLNSCINPILYAVMNRQFRQAYHVLLKRAVGPITRLWT is encoded by the coding sequence ATGCTGATGAACCAAACCAACCAAACGGAGGATGACCTCTTCTCCTGCTACAGTCCCTCAGTTGTAGAATACCGGTACTTCGCTGTGCTATGGGGATGTGCTGTAACTATCACCGGGACAGTGGGGAACCTGATGACCATTCTGGCCTTCGCATCAGACCCACATTTGAGAACTCACTTCAACGTGCTCATTGTCAACCTGGCTGTAGCGGATCTCCTGTACTGCACCATACTGCAACCCATCTCTGTTGATTCCTATCTACACCTTAGATGGCGCAGCGGAGAGCTCTGGTGCAGCATCTTCggcctgctcctcttcctctccaacTCTGTTTCCATTATCACGCTCTGCCTGGTAGCAGTGAGCAGATACCTGCTGGTTGCAAAAAGAGCTGTGTTTGACAAAGTATTTTCTGGCCATGGACTTGTTATACTTCTCATCTCGGCATGGGGACTAGGCCTTGTCAGCTTTGGCCCACTCTGGTCAGTCTACGTGTTTGTGCCACAAGTGTGCACATGCAGCTTCCATCGTATCAGGGGTCGTccctacaccaccatcctgctatttttctacttttttgtTGGTCTGGGCTGTGTCGGCGCATTCTATATGCTCATTTATAGACGAGTACAGACTGCCTCACAGGCTCTGCTTCGCTACAGGCTCAGCCGCCGGTCATCCAAAAAGAAACCAGCATCTTCAGCTCAGGGGACAGATGACAGTGGTGTGGTAAAGACATGCAGCTGTGAGGTGAGCAGTGAGGTAACGCTGCCCCAAAATACAGATGAGACCACCTGTGAAAAGCCATCCCAAACTTCCAAGACTCCTGCCACGGCCCTAAATTCATCAACTGCCAGCAAGTCACCTCCTGATATAATTTGTACACCACCTCCAATTAAACCTGCTCCAACCACctcctctcactctgcaacTTCAGGAGATGATAATGAATTTAAGCGTGTGACACGAATGTGCTTCACTGTGTTCCTCTGTTTTGTGTTCTGCTTTGTCCCCTTCCTGTTGCTTAACATAGCCGACAAAAATAACCTTGCACCACAATGGCTGCACATGTTCTGTGCAAACCTCACTTGGCTGAATAGCTGCATTAACCCCATACTCTACGCTGTCATGAACCGACAGTTCCGACAAGCCTACCATGTGTTGCTGAAAAGGGCTGTTGGACCCATTACCCGCCTATGGACATGA
- the LOC114436743 gene encoding zinc finger protein 385A-like isoform X2, whose product MKGDDSDFPLSINSTIPPPLFSRHLLLHSPSTNRNAGSVNRPGPVPAFLRSPPVIPPPLDMKPFLQFPLESPHPASISLFHNFNAMDPVQKAVMTHTFGPPMVKTKRPIISCNVCQIRFNSESQAEAHYKGNRHARRVKGIETSKTTRLQDGDKQHPPPLASPSPAGPLPSSPEPDPNHNKQDDIQSGPNSKDSPLTPNLLPTPTLSSADTECPLLPPVSTPLPSPSSPLSTPPADPAAAGLPDTPSPAPSPSLGESEEEKAKKLLYCSLCKVAVNSLSQLEAHNKGTKHKTILEARSGLGPIKAYPRLGPKPSPEQGGELSSDPNTQERTFHCEICNVRVNSELQLKQHISSRRHRDGVAGKPNPLLSRHKKRTDFMELPKTLGAGLLPNPLAVAAAMAAAASSNQLALRPPGPSSHPHHHLLQGTPLSLLRPAPGPIRTTHGPILFTPY is encoded by the exons ATGAAAGGCGATGACAGCGACTTTCCTTTGTCCATCAACAGTACAATCCCACCCCCCCTTTTCTCTCGTCATCTGCTCCTCCACTCACCATCAACAAATAGAAATGCAG GAAGTGTAAACCGACCGGGGCCGGTCCCTGCCTTCCTCAGAAGTCCACCTGTCATCCCACCCCCACTGGACATGAAGCCTTTCCTCCAGTTTCCTCTAGAATCACCTCACCCAGCCAGCATCAGCCTCTTTCACAACTTTAACGCA ATGGACCCTGTCCAGAAGGCAGTGATGACGCACACCTTTGGGCCGCCCATGGTGAAGACAAAGCGGCCAATCATCTCCTGCAATGTCTGTCAAATACGCTTCAACTCAGAG AGCCAGGCAGAGGCCCACTATAAGGGGAACCGGCATGCTCGGAGGGTGAAGGGGATCGAGACATCCAAGACAACTCGTCTACAAGATGGCGACAAGCAGCACCCACCCCCTCTTGCCTCACCATCCCCAGCAGGCCCCTTGCCATCCAGCCCTGAGCCTGATCCTAATCATAATAAGCAGG ATGACATTCAATCTGGTCCCAACTCTAAGGACTCACCTCTGACCCCAAACCTCCTACCAACACCCACCCTGAGctcagcagacacagagtgCCCCCTCTTGCCCCCTGTCAGCACGCCTTTGccatccccctcctcccccctcagTACCCCCCCTGCTGATCCTGCAGCGGCTGGTCTTCCAGACACCCCATCCCCAGCACCCAGCCCTTCTTTAGGAgagtcagaggaagagaaagcCAAGAAACTTCTCTACTGCTCCCTCTGCAAAGTAGCAGTTAATTCCCTCTCTCAACTGGAGGCACATAACAAAG GTACCAAACACAAAACTATTCTGGAGGCTCGAAGTGGACTGGGACCCATTAAAGCATACCCACGCTTGGGTCCTAAACCCAGCCCTGAGCAGGGAGGGGAGCTGTCCTCTGACCCCAACACTCAGGAACGCACCTTCCACTGTGAGATCTGCAACGTCAGAGTTAACTCCGAGCTGCAGCTTAAACAG CATATATCTAGCCGGAGGCATCGTGATGGAGTCGCAGGGAAACCTAATCCTCTTCTCAGCCGACACAAGAAGCGCACAGACTTTATG GAACTTCCAAAAACTCTGGGAGCCGGACTTTTACCAAATCCTCTGGCTGTTGCGGCAGCaatggcagcagcagcgtctTCAAATCAGCTGGCGCTACGTCCTCCTGGGCCAAGCTCCCACCCTCATCACCATCTCCTACAGGGAACACCCCTCAGCCTGTTGAGGCCAGCCCCTGGTCCCATCCGCACCACACATGGGCCAATCCTATTCACTCCTTATTAG
- the gpr84 gene encoding G-protein coupled receptor 84 isoform X1, translating to MKIKSTVDRMLMNQTNQTEDDLFSCYSPSVVEYRYFAVLWGCAVTITGTVGNLMTILAFASDPHLRTHFNVLIVNLAVADLLYCTILQPISVDSYLHLRWRSGELWCSIFGLLLFLSNSVSIITLCLVAVSRYLLVAKRAVFDKVFSGHGLVILLISAWGLGLVSFGPLWSVYVFVPQVCTCSFHRIRGRPYTTILLFFYFFVGLGCVGAFYMLIYRRVQTASQALLRYRLSRRSSKKKPASSAQGTDDSGVVKTCSCEVSSEVTLPQNTDETTCEKPSQTSKTPATALNSSTASKSPPDIICTPPPIKPAPTTSSHSATSGDDNEFKRVTRMCFTVFLCFVFCFVPFLLLNIADKNNLAPQWLHMFCANLTWLNSCINPILYAVMNRQFRQAYHVLLKRAVGPITRLWT from the exons ATGAAAATTAAATCTACAG TTGACAGGATGCTGATGAACCAAACCAACCAAACGGAGGATGACCTCTTCTCCTGCTACAGTCCCTCAGTTGTAGAATACCGGTACTTCGCTGTGCTATGGGGATGTGCTGTAACTATCACCGGGACAGTGGGGAACCTGATGACCATTCTGGCCTTCGCATCAGACCCACATTTGAGAACTCACTTCAACGTGCTCATTGTCAACCTGGCTGTAGCGGATCTCCTGTACTGCACCATACTGCAACCCATCTCTGTTGATTCCTATCTACACCTTAGATGGCGCAGCGGAGAGCTCTGGTGCAGCATCTTCggcctgctcctcttcctctccaacTCTGTTTCCATTATCACGCTCTGCCTGGTAGCAGTGAGCAGATACCTGCTGGTTGCAAAAAGAGCTGTGTTTGACAAAGTATTTTCTGGCCATGGACTTGTTATACTTCTCATCTCGGCATGGGGACTAGGCCTTGTCAGCTTTGGCCCACTCTGGTCAGTCTACGTGTTTGTGCCACAAGTGTGCACATGCAGCTTCCATCGTATCAGGGGTCGTccctacaccaccatcctgctatttttctacttttttgtTGGTCTGGGCTGTGTCGGCGCATTCTATATGCTCATTTATAGACGAGTACAGACTGCCTCACAGGCTCTGCTTCGCTACAGGCTCAGCCGCCGGTCATCCAAAAAGAAACCAGCATCTTCAGCTCAGGGGACAGATGACAGTGGTGTGGTAAAGACATGCAGCTGTGAGGTGAGCAGTGAGGTAACGCTGCCCCAAAATACAGATGAGACCACCTGTGAAAAGCCATCCCAAACTTCCAAGACTCCTGCCACGGCCCTAAATTCATCAACTGCCAGCAAGTCACCTCCTGATATAATTTGTACACCACCTCCAATTAAACCTGCTCCAACCACctcctctcactctgcaacTTCAGGAGATGATAATGAATTTAAGCGTGTGACACGAATGTGCTTCACTGTGTTCCTCTGTTTTGTGTTCTGCTTTGTCCCCTTCCTGTTGCTTAACATAGCCGACAAAAATAACCTTGCACCACAATGGCTGCACATGTTCTGTGCAAACCTCACTTGGCTGAATAGCTGCATTAACCCCATACTCTACGCTGTCATGAACCGACAGTTCCGACAAGCCTACCATGTGTTGCTGAAAAGGGCTGTTGGACCCATTACCCGCCTATGGACATGA